The DNA segment AATATCAAACTCTTTTACTAACGCTTTTGCAACTTTCATTGAAGTACCACCAGCTGTTCCACAAAAAATTCCAACTTTAGCCATTTTTTCTTCTCCTTAAATATTTTTAGCTTTTATATTTTTTATATCTTTCGTTTGCTTTCATAAGAAGCTTTTCACCCTCTTCTTCTAGATTTTCTAGTGTTCTAAAAGAGTATCTATGTGCATCTTTAAAGCCTTTATCACACAACACAATATCATCTGCAAAAACAACAACTCTACCAAAACCTTCGTGGCTCATCTCCATAACCACTGAACACATAATCCCTGTCATCTTTTCAAAAGCCAGTGCTACAGCTTGATAAACAAGTCTAATATCTTGAGTTTGCATCTCATCAATATCTGCAATAATAGGGATGTTTCTCATCTCTTCTTTTGTTTTTACATATTTCTCTACAAGTAAATCTTCATCAGATTTATTAACCCAAGTTCCAAATTGATCAAGGGCTCTTATTTGACCAATTAGAGTCTTTTTAAATAGTTCTTTAGTCTCCATTACATAGCCTTTTTTTCAATTATTTTTTTAATAAATGGAGGTGGATTTGAATTTAGCATGTTTTGAAGTTTTTTTGTCTCTTCTTCAATGCTAACCTCTTCTTTGTATTTGATAGTGAAAATTCCACTATTAATTAGTTTTGCTGCTGCAATAGCACCAACTTCTGTGAAATAAACAA comes from the Halarcobacter ebronensis genome and includes:
- a CDS encoding NifX-associated nitrogen fixation protein, which encodes METKELFKKTLIGQIRALDQFGTWVNKSDEDLLVEKYVKTKEEMRNIPIIADIDEMQTQDIRLVYQAVALAFEKMTGIMCSVVMEMSHEGFGRVVVFADDIVLCDKGFKDAHRYSFRTLENLEEEGEKLLMKANERYKKYKS